Proteins from a genomic interval of Mesobacillus sp. S13:
- a CDS encoding TetR/AcrR family transcriptional regulator — protein sequence MNTKDKLLKKGLEHFSEKGYEGTSLIEIAKDVGIRKSTIYSHFSNKDELFFEVLHRVNQEFLEFCTNCLENDKDSSIDEKLYILLVESIKVNKEKYQNALFWKRLRLFPPVHLKESLAEKFQVQMSPLLGMIERLFAEAIQSGEVVKSDHNSIELAMAYYTLMDGLVISILYDREQNLENRIEILWSAFKDDLFRR from the coding sequence ATGAACACAAAAGATAAATTGCTTAAAAAAGGTCTGGAACACTTTTCAGAAAAAGGATATGAAGGAACTTCGCTAATTGAAATTGCAAAGGATGTAGGGATTAGGAAGTCAACCATATACTCTCACTTCTCAAATAAAGATGAGTTGTTTTTTGAAGTCCTTCATCGTGTAAATCAAGAATTCTTAGAGTTTTGCACGAACTGTCTTGAGAATGATAAAGACTCATCGATTGACGAGAAATTGTATATTCTTTTGGTGGAATCCATCAAAGTGAACAAAGAAAAATATCAAAATGCACTATTTTGGAAACGGTTAAGGTTATTCCCTCCAGTTCATTTAAAAGAGTCACTGGCAGAAAAATTCCAAGTACAAATGTCCCCTTTACTAGGGATGATCGAGCGGTTGTTTGCTGAAGCAATACAATCTGGTGAAGTGGTGAAAAGTGATCATAACAGCATAGAGTTAGCCATGGCTTACTATACTTTGATGGATGGCCTGGTCATCTCTATCCTCTATGATCGGGAACAAAATTTAGAGAACCGAATAGAAATTTTATGGTCTGCTT